From Coriobacteriaceae bacterium, a single genomic window includes:
- a CDS encoding energy-coupling factor transporter ATPase, with product MIECRGVSFSYDGAVSALDGVDLNIEDGEFFCILGGNGSGKSTFAKHLNALLQPDAGTVRINGMDASDPELVYDIRSTAGMVFQNPDDQLVATLVEDDVAFGPENLGVPSAQIAQRVREALKGVGLVGFERHETHALSGGQKQRVALAGVLAMEPRVLILDEASSMLDPRGRKGLMKACHVLHERGMTIVMITHFMEEAAEADRVAVFRAGRVAMLGTPEEILTRADGLVELNLDMPASCCLGMALRAKGVPVHAQVREADMVAEIAQVYADRSGEDTAGRPSASDSRVLDNVSSATDGTAVSEPVIEISHLSHSYSLSARERRRWHKRSVTAGKSSKQALWGNDPSSPWALRDVSLTVRRGEFLGLAGHTGSGKSTLVQHLNGLIRPQEGSVRALGLDLSNKKDAAAVKAKVGVVFQYPERQLFAETVAQDVAFGPHNLGLPQDEVDRRVESSLSRVGLDLSTVGDKSPFELSGGQQRRVAFAGVLAMEPEVLVLDEPMAGLDPAARRDFLELIGRLHRDGLTVVMVSHSMDDLANCCDRIVVMNEGAVFAEGTPAQVFAHADELKSIGLGVPAAQRMALALAEAGVPLRCGGLYTVESLADELTDLLIGRSDGPSNVADIAKSKTVAREEGC from the coding sequence ATGATTGAGTGTCGGGGCGTTTCCTTTAGCTATGACGGTGCCGTGTCGGCACTCGACGGTGTCGATCTGAACATCGAGGACGGGGAGTTTTTCTGCATCCTCGGTGGCAATGGGTCGGGCAAGTCGACGTTTGCCAAGCATCTGAATGCGCTGCTGCAGCCCGATGCGGGCACGGTACGTATCAACGGTATGGATGCGTCCGATCCCGAGCTGGTCTACGACATTCGTTCGACCGCAGGCATGGTGTTCCAGAATCCCGACGACCAGCTGGTGGCAACGCTTGTCGAAGATGACGTTGCGTTCGGTCCCGAAAACCTTGGCGTGCCATCGGCGCAAATTGCGCAGCGCGTACGCGAGGCGCTGAAGGGCGTGGGCCTGGTGGGCTTTGAGCGCCACGAGACCCATGCGCTTTCGGGCGGTCAAAAGCAGCGTGTGGCGCTTGCCGGTGTGCTCGCCATGGAACCGCGCGTGCTCATTTTGGACGAGGCGTCCTCGATGCTCGATCCGCGCGGGCGCAAGGGCCTTATGAAGGCCTGTCACGTGCTGCACGAACGCGGCATGACCATCGTGATGATTACGCACTTTATGGAAGAGGCCGCCGAGGCCGATCGTGTCGCGGTGTTTCGGGCGGGGCGCGTTGCCATGCTCGGTACGCCCGAGGAGATTCTGACGCGGGCAGATGGGCTCGTGGAGCTCAACCTGGATATGCCGGCGTCGTGCTGCTTGGGCATGGCGCTTCGTGCGAAGGGCGTGCCCGTTCATGCGCAGGTGCGCGAGGCGGATATGGTCGCCGAGATTGCGCAGGTATATGCCGACCGGAGTGGGGAAGACACCGCAGGGCGGCCTTCTGCATCCGATTCTCGTGTGCTCGACAACGTCTCCTCTGCAACCGACGGGACAGCCGTGTCGGAGCCCGTCATCGAGATTTCGCACCTCTCGCATAGTTACTCGCTGAGTGCCCGCGAGCGCCGCCGCTGGCATAAGCGCTCGGTCACTGCGGGCAAATCGAGCAAACAGGCTCTCTGGGGAAACGACCCCAGCAGTCCGTGGGCGCTGCGCGATGTATCGCTGACGGTGCGTCGCGGCGAGTTCCTGGGCTTGGCAGGTCATACCGGTTCGGGTAAGTCGACGCTGGTCCAGCATCTCAACGGTTTGATTCGCCCCCAGGAGGGATCCGTTCGCGCGCTGGGGCTCGACCTATCAAACAAGAAAGACGCCGCTGCGGTTAAGGCCAAGGTCGGCGTGGTATTTCAGTATCCTGAGCGTCAGCTGTTTGCCGAAACCGTGGCGCAGGACGTGGCGTTTGGTCCGCACAACCTTGGCTTGCCGCAAGATGAAGTCGACCGTCGTGTCGAGTCATCACTCTCGCGCGTGGGCCTCGATCTTTCCACGGTCGGCGACAAGAGTCCCTTTGAGCTTTCGGGCGGTCAGCAACGGCGTGTGGCATTCGCCGGCGTGCTCGCCATGGAGCCCGAGGTCCTGGTGCTCGATGAACCCATGGCGGGGCTCGATCCGGCTGCGCGCAGGGATTTCCTTGAGCTTATCGGTCGACTTCACCGCGATGGCCTGACCGTTGTCATGGTTTCGCATAGTATGGATGACCTGGCCAATTGCTGCGACCGTATTGTCGTGATGAACGAGGGCGCGGTGTTTGCCGAGGGCACGCCCGCTCAGGTTTTTGCGCATGCGGATGAGCTCAAGTCGATCGGCTTGGGCGTTCCCGCCGCCCAGCGCATGGCGTTGGCGCTCGCGGAAGCGGGCGTGCCGCTGCGTTGCGGCGGGCTCTATACGGTTGAGTCGCTGGCCGACGAGCTGACAGATTTGCTGATCGGTCGCTCAGACGGTCCTTCTAACGTCGCGGACATTGCTAAATCCAAGACGGTCGCGCGAGAGGAGGGCTGCTAA
- a CDS encoding ECF transporter S component, whose protein sequence is MSEQSQHIHFENTNRWSTKQLVTMALMCALGALFMYVQLPILPSAPFLTYDPSLVPAMVCGFAYGPGAGTAVAAMAIVIHALTTGDWVGALMNLVATLGYILPAAIVYQKMHTYKGAVIGLVLGVIAATALSMVANLTIGVWFWYGSVDVIAPLMIPAVLPFNLIKTVLNSVLTLAVYKAVSNLITPKKDQVKGRA, encoded by the coding sequence ATGTCTGAACAGTCGCAGCATATCCATTTTGAGAACACGAATAGGTGGAGCACCAAACAGCTCGTAACCATGGCGTTGATGTGCGCCTTGGGCGCCCTGTTTATGTATGTGCAGCTACCCATTCTTCCCTCGGCGCCGTTTTTGACGTATGACCCGTCGCTGGTGCCGGCGATGGTGTGCGGTTTTGCGTATGGCCCTGGCGCCGGCACTGCTGTTGCCGCTATGGCTATCGTTATCCATGCGCTCACCACGGGTGACTGGGTCGGCGCGCTTATGAACCTGGTTGCCACGCTGGGCTACATTCTGCCTGCGGCTATCGTCTATCAGAAGATGCATACCTATAAGGGTGCCGTGATTGGCCTGGTGCTCGGCGTTATTGCCGCTACGGCGTTGTCTATGGTCGCAAACCTTACCATTGGCGTATGGTTCTGGTATGGCTCGGTCGATGTGATCGCCCCGCTCATGATTCCTGCCGTGCTGCCGTTCAACCTTATCAAGACCGTGCTTAACTCGGTGTTGACACTGGCGGTGTATAAAGCGGTCTCCAACCTCATCACGCCTAAAAAGGACCAGGTCAAAGGCCGCGCATGA
- the groL gene encoding chaperonin GroEL (60 kDa chaperone family; promotes refolding of misfolded polypeptides especially under stressful conditions; forms two stacked rings of heptamers to form a barrel-shaped 14mer; ends can be capped by GroES; misfolded proteins enter the barrel where they are refolded when GroES binds), whose translation MAKNITFNTDARAKLAKGVNTLADAVTVTMGPKGRYVALQRTFGAPTITNDGVSVAKEIELEDNIENMGAQLVKEVATKTNDTVGDGTTTATLLAQAIVNDGLRNVAAGANPLAIRRGIDKAVNAAVAEMKKQAKPVETKEQIASVGTISAGDPEVGEKIAEAMEVVGKDGVITVEDSQTFDITIDTVEGMQFDKGYVSAYFVTDNDRMEAVMKDPYILITDQKISSVQDIMPVLEAVQRAGRGLLIIAEDIDGEALPTLVLNKIRGALNVCAVKAPGYGDRRKRILEDIAVLTGGQAALDELGVKVADITADMLGTAKSVTISKDNTVVVGGAGSKEAIDARIAQIKGEMENTTSDFDREKLQERLAKLSGGVAVIKVGAATESELKEIKHRVEDALQATRAAVEEGIVAGGGVAFMDAAPALDAVEIDDPEEKIGVDIVKKALTAPVATIAKNAGFEGAVVVDKVAELPAGQGLNSANGEWGDMIEMGVLDPVKVSRVTLQNAASVASLILITEATVSDVPKNTQLEDAIAAATAGQQGGGMY comes from the coding sequence ATGGCAAAGAACATTACGTTCAACACCGATGCCCGCGCTAAGCTCGCCAAGGGCGTCAACACCCTGGCCGACGCCGTTACCGTCACCATGGGCCCCAAGGGCCGCTACGTTGCGCTGCAGCGCACGTTCGGTGCCCCGACCATCACCAACGACGGCGTTTCTGTCGCTAAGGAGATTGAGCTCGAGGACAACATCGAGAACATGGGCGCCCAGCTGGTGAAGGAGGTCGCCACCAAGACCAACGACACCGTGGGTGACGGCACCACCACCGCAACCCTGCTCGCCCAGGCCATCGTCAACGACGGCCTGCGCAACGTCGCCGCTGGCGCCAACCCGCTGGCCATCCGTCGCGGCATCGACAAGGCCGTCAACGCCGCCGTCGCCGAGATGAAGAAGCAGGCCAAGCCGGTCGAGACCAAGGAGCAGATTGCTTCCGTCGGTACCATCTCTGCCGGTGACCCCGAGGTCGGCGAGAAGATCGCCGAGGCCATGGAGGTCGTGGGCAAGGACGGCGTCATCACCGTCGAGGATTCCCAGACGTTCGACATCACCATCGACACCGTCGAGGGCATGCAGTTCGACAAGGGCTATGTCTCCGCTTACTTCGTCACGGACAACGACCGCATGGAGGCCGTGATGAAGGATCCGTACATCCTCATCACCGACCAGAAGATCTCCAGCGTCCAGGACATCATGCCCGTTCTCGAGGCTGTCCAGCGCGCTGGCCGTGGCCTGCTCATCATCGCTGAGGACATCGATGGCGAGGCTCTGCCTACCCTGGTCCTCAACAAGATCCGTGGCGCCCTCAACGTCTGCGCCGTCAAGGCCCCGGGCTACGGCGATCGCCGCAAGCGCATCCTGGAGGACATCGCCGTCCTCACCGGTGGCCAGGCTGCCCTGGACGAGCTGGGCGTGAAGGTCGCTGACATCACCGCCGATATGCTCGGTACCGCTAAGTCCGTCACCATCTCCAAGGACAACACCGTCGTCGTCGGCGGTGCTGGCTCCAAGGAGGCCATCGACGCCCGTATCGCTCAGATCAAGGGCGAGATGGAGAACACCACCTCTGACTTCGACCGTGAGAAGCTCCAGGAGCGCCTGGCCAAGCTCTCCGGTGGCGTTGCCGTCATCAAGGTCGGCGCTGCTACCGAGTCCGAGCTCAAGGAGATCAAGCACCGCGTTGAGGATGCCCTGCAGGCTACCCGCGCTGCTGTCGAGGAGGGCATCGTCGCCGGCGGTGGCGTCGCCTTCATGGACGCTGCTCCTGCGCTCGATGCTGTCGAGATCGACGACCCCGAGGAGAAGATTGGCGTCGATATCGTCAAGAAGGCTCTGACCGCTCCGGTCGCCACCATCGCCAAGAACGCTGGCTTTGAGGGCGCTGTCGTGGTCGACAAGGTTGCCGAGCTGCCCGCCGGCCAGGGTCTCAACTCTGCCAACGGCGAGTGGGGCGACATGATCGAGATGGGCGTCCTCGACCCCGTCAAGGTCAGCCGCGTCACCCTGCAGAACGCTGCTTCTGTCGCCAGCCTGATCCTCATCACCGAGGCTACCGTCTCCGATGTGCCCAAGAACACTCAGCTTGAGGACGCTATCGCTGCTGCTACCGCTGGTCAGCAGGGCGGCGGTATGTACTAA
- the groES gene encoding co-chaperone GroES: MSSLKPLADRVLVKPDEAEQKTASGLYIASNAQEKPQRGTIVAVGAGKVNDKGERIPMDVKVGDVVIYGKFGGNEVKVDGEKYLLMRADDIYAVVEA, translated from the coding sequence ATGTCGTCTTTGAAGCCGCTTGCAGATCGTGTTCTGGTCAAGCCCGACGAGGCCGAGCAGAAGACCGCTTCTGGTCTGTATATCGCTAGCAACGCCCAGGAGAAGCCGCAGCGCGGCACCATCGTTGCCGTTGGCGCCGGCAAGGTCAACGACAAGGGTGAGCGCATCCCCATGGACGTCAAGGTCGGTGACGTTGTCATCTATGGTAAGTTCGGTGGCAACGAGGTCAAGGTCGACGGCGAGAAGTATCTGCTGATGCGCGCCGACGACATCTACGCTGTCGTCGAGGCCTAG
- a CDS encoding amidohydrolase, whose protein sequence is MQHIDRIIRSKNVFTAQDGTDTARELAIAIASDRIVAVGAPDDVIAAAPAATPVIDYGEQFVCPGFHDAHLHFFHTSVGSSPYMLMDMGTSEAALVQHALEFSRDLPDDAWVVTQGWRDYRWDPPEHPTKASLDAAFPDRPCVMYSGDGHTLWLNSRALEALGVTRDSEPPAGGSYDKDANGELTGIAHEAAAMQLLPRCLEWLGEDRIASAYADQMRRMAEQGITSICDMSLMPMPGCDFIRDDVYDKLQAADKLGIRAHLFPTLLDDQSRLEELQARYANNALLSAPGFKQFFDGVSSEHTAYLTEPYTNPRFPGDRGRLTVPAERMRKLVLAAAERGHTVRIHVIGDGAIHAALDIFEEAAELYGLPQHSHNTLEHLENLLPEDIDRLRKLNVVASSQPCHITLDPGGPERDLGLERSRIMWPFATYKQRGIRQAFGTDSPITAVTSMNVLYTAITRQDPKSHWPEGGWLPSERIDAATALRNYTLGSAYAAGDEQNLGSLEPGKYADLVVLDQNPLTIDPQELQATKVQATYLAGNLVYER, encoded by the coding sequence ATGCAACATATCGATCGGATTATCCGCTCCAAGAACGTCTTTACCGCGCAAGACGGCACCGATACCGCCCGCGAGCTGGCGATTGCCATTGCAAGCGACCGTATCGTCGCAGTCGGTGCGCCCGATGACGTGATCGCCGCCGCTCCTGCCGCCACGCCGGTTATCGACTACGGCGAGCAGTTTGTCTGCCCCGGTTTCCATGACGCTCATCTGCACTTCTTCCATACCTCGGTCGGTTCCTCGCCGTACATGCTCATGGATATGGGCACGTCCGAGGCTGCGCTGGTGCAGCACGCGCTCGAGTTTTCCCGGGACCTGCCCGACGACGCTTGGGTTGTGACGCAGGGCTGGCGTGATTACCGTTGGGACCCGCCCGAGCATCCTACCAAGGCGTCGCTCGATGCGGCATTCCCCGATCGTCCCTGCGTTATGTATTCGGGCGACGGGCACACGCTTTGGCTCAACAGCCGCGCACTCGAGGCGCTCGGCGTCACACGCGACAGCGAGCCGCCAGCGGGCGGCAGTTACGACAAGGATGCAAACGGCGAACTCACGGGCATTGCTCACGAGGCGGCTGCCATGCAGCTGCTACCGCGCTGCCTTGAGTGGCTGGGGGAGGATCGCATCGCAAGCGCTTACGCCGATCAAATGAGGCGTATGGCCGAGCAGGGCATCACCTCGATATGCGATATGTCGCTCATGCCCATGCCGGGCTGCGACTTTATCCGCGACGACGTCTATGACAAGCTGCAGGCAGCCGACAAGTTGGGCATCCGAGCCCATCTGTTCCCCACGCTGCTGGATGACCAGTCGCGCCTGGAAGAGCTGCAGGCACGTTACGCGAACAACGCGCTGCTCTCGGCGCCAGGCTTTAAGCAGTTCTTCGACGGTGTGTCGAGCGAACACACGGCCTATCTCACCGAGCCCTATACCAACCCGCGTTTCCCGGGCGACCGAGGCCGTCTGACAGTTCCTGCCGAGCGCATGCGTAAGCTGGTTCTGGCGGCCGCGGAGCGCGGCCACACCGTGCGCATCCACGTCATCGGCGACGGTGCCATCCATGCCGCGCTCGATATCTTTGAGGAGGCCGCCGAACTGTACGGCCTGCCCCAGCACAGTCATAACACGCTCGAGCATCTGGAGAACCTCTTGCCCGAGGACATCGATCGTCTACGCAAGCTTAATGTCGTTGCCTCGAGCCAGCCCTGTCACATTACACTCGACCCGGGCGGCCCCGAGCGCGATCTGGGCCTGGAGCGCAGCCGCATCATGTGGCCGTTTGCGACCTATAAGCAGCGCGGCATTCGCCAAGCCTTCGGTACCGACAGCCCTATCACAGCTGTTACCAGCATGAACGTGCTCTACACGGCTATCACGCGCCAGGACCCCAAAAGCCACTGGCCCGAGGGCGGCTGGTTGCCGAGCGAGCGCATCGATGCAGCAACAGCCCTGCGCAACTACACCCTGGGCAGCGCCTATGCAGCGGGTGACGAGCAAAACCTCGGCAGCCTGGAACCCGGCAAATACGCCGACCTGGTAGTCCTGGACCAAAACCCGCTCACCATCGACCCCCAAGAGCTCCAAGCCACCAAAGTCCAAGCCACCTACCTAGCCGGCAACCTGGTCTACGAGCGCTAA
- a CDS encoding M20 family metallopeptidase, with product MTKTKAQQIMAATEARAADDVTAAIKDIATEFEPYIIKQRRHFHKHPELSLAEERTTSDIANQLDAMNIPYERPLKTGLVATLRGTAPDAYREDGTPRRRILLRADIDALPVTEQTGEEFASVNEGCMHACGHDCHIAMMLGTLQILRHMTDDIHGEVRIVFQPSEENGQGAKLMIGTGVLDGVDGAYAAHIWSEVDAGTVSCEPGPRMANTDWFRIDVRGTSCHGAMPQRGHDAVMVAAEIVNALQTIVSREISPYEPAVITVGELHGGTARNVIAGTAYLAGTVRTYGDSTHEEMPELMRRIVEHTAAALGAEAELTDYTIANYKVENDAASSERCRQAVIKCLGPTGQGHYRGTLSGEDFSEYLRRVPGVLAFVGTRNPKIGATYAQHSCFYKIDETVLAKGSMVAAQYAIDFLAEPTQEELDGPAITAVAETNPDLAAKLRSAKATTAEARDAIHDARTARHAAIKGIHDARAAARREEKHDE from the coding sequence ATGACGAAGACCAAGGCACAGCAGATTATGGCGGCGACCGAGGCTCGCGCGGCTGACGACGTCACCGCAGCCATCAAAGATATCGCTACCGAATTTGAACCATATATCATCAAGCAGCGCCGGCACTTCCATAAGCACCCGGAGCTGAGCCTTGCCGAGGAGCGCACGACCTCCGACATCGCCAACCAGCTCGACGCCATGAATATCCCCTACGAGCGTCCGCTCAAGACCGGCTTGGTGGCAACGCTTCGCGGTACCGCGCCGGATGCCTACCGCGAGGACGGCACGCCACGCCGCCGCATCCTGCTGCGCGCCGACATCGACGCCCTGCCCGTCACCGAGCAGACCGGCGAGGAGTTCGCCAGCGTCAACGAGGGCTGCATGCACGCTTGCGGCCACGACTGCCATATCGCCATGATGCTCGGAACGCTGCAAATCCTGCGCCATATGACCGACGACATCCACGGCGAAGTCCGCATCGTATTCCAGCCCAGCGAGGAAAACGGCCAGGGCGCTAAGCTCATGATCGGCACGGGTGTGCTCGACGGCGTCGATGGCGCCTACGCCGCGCACATCTGGAGTGAGGTCGACGCCGGCACCGTGAGCTGCGAGCCCGGTCCGCGCATGGCCAATACCGACTGGTTCCGCATCGACGTCCGCGGCACCTCGTGCCATGGCGCCATGCCCCAGCGCGGCCACGACGCCGTCATGGTTGCCGCCGAGATCGTTAACGCCCTGCAGACCATCGTCTCGCGCGAAATCAGCCCCTACGAGCCGGCCGTCATCACCGTCGGCGAGCTGCACGGCGGCACCGCGCGCAACGTTATCGCCGGCACGGCCTACCTCGCCGGCACGGTGCGCACCTACGGAGATTCGACCCACGAGGAAATGCCGGAGCTTATGCGCCGCATCGTGGAGCATACCGCGGCCGCCTTGGGCGCCGAGGCAGAGCTCACCGACTACACCATCGCCAACTACAAGGTCGAAAACGACGCCGCCTCGAGCGAGCGCTGCCGTCAGGCCGTAATCAAGTGCCTGGGCCCCACCGGCCAAGGCCATTATCGCGGCACGCTTTCGGGCGAGGATTTTTCGGAGTACCTGCGTCGCGTACCGGGCGTGCTCGCCTTTGTAGGTACGCGCAACCCCAAGATTGGCGCCACGTACGCCCAACATTCCTGCTTCTACAAGATCGACGAGACCGTGCTGGCAAAGGGCTCCATGGTGGCCGCCCAGTATGCTATCGACTTTTTGGCCGAGCCCACGCAAGAGGAGCTCGACGGCCCCGCGATTACCGCGGTCGCCGAAACCAACCCCGATCTGGCCGCCAAGTTGCGCTCTGCCAAGGCGACGACCGCCGAGGCTCGCGACGCCATCCATGATGCCCGAACGGCTCGCCATGCCGCGATCAAGGGCATCCACGACGCACGCGCTGCCGCACGCCGTGAGGAGAAGCACGACGAGTAA